Proteins from a genomic interval of Candidatus Omnitrophota bacterium:
- a CDS encoding zf-HC2 domain-containing protein: MGCENIQELLKSDYLDGELVPARKQLVREHLLKCPACRELEGRLKAQRGLIMSAKKAAPPERVWQNIRRAITTERTGEESKFRSALERLRERFFMPRPVFAVATALVAIICVVVVAGAIIRTRHFYAGNGEDIFTIYTLNGESSDLPNDFGTAIEEYFL; encoded by the coding sequence ATGGGCTGCGAGAATATACAGGAATTGCTTAAGTCGGATTATTTAGACGGCGAGCTTGTCCCGGCGAGAAAACAATTGGTGCGGGAGCATCTTTTAAAGTGCCCCGCCTGCCGCGAGCTTGAGGGCCGATTGAAAGCGCAGCGCGGGCTCATCATGAGCGCAAAAAAAGCCGCGCCGCCCGAACGCGTGTGGCAGAATATACGCCGCGCTATCACAACCGAGAGAACAGGGGAAGAGAGTAAATTCCGCTCAGCCTTAGAGCGCCTTAGAGAACGATTTTTTATGCCGCGTCCCGTATTCGCCGTGGCCACGGCGCTTGTGGCGATAATATGCGTTGTAGTCGTGGCAGGCGCTATCATCAGGACCCGGCATTTTTACGCGGGTAACGGCGAGGATATTTTTACGATTTACACGTTAAACGGCGAGAGCAGTGATTTACCGAACGATTTCGGGACGGCTATAGAGGAATATTTCCTATAG
- a CDS encoding bifunctional 4-hydroxy-2-oxoglutarate aldolase/2-dehydro-3-deoxy-phosphogluconate aldolase, whose product MDMTRFRKKPVMGILRGVSRDALEPLIETVISAGLETLEITMNTEGAASLISDAVRTAKGRLMLGAGTVLTKDAMNKALDAGATFIVMPVLVPEVVEACVRKKVPVFPGAFTPQEIFNAWKAGATMVKLFPAKFLGPSYIKEIKGPFNEIELLACGGITPLTIREYLIAGASAVTFGASVFKKEWLEKGDFTSIGKGIKELIEYYAK is encoded by the coding sequence ATGGATATGACACGTTTCAGGAAAAAACCCGTCATGGGCATACTGCGCGGCGTAAGCCGGGATGCACTGGAGCCCCTTATTGAAACAGTAATATCCGCAGGTCTCGAGACGCTCGAGATCACAATGAATACCGAGGGCGCAGCATCACTTATAAGTGATGCAGTAAGGACCGCAAAGGGCCGGCTTATGCTCGGCGCCGGTACGGTGCTTACTAAAGACGCCATGAATAAAGCGCTTGATGCGGGCGCCACATTTATAGTGATGCCTGTCCTCGTCCCTGAGGTCGTGGAGGCCTGTGTCAGGAAAAAAGTGCCGGTTTTTCCGGGTGCCTTTACGCCGCAGGAGATCTTTAACGCCTGGAAGGCGGGCGCTACCATGGTAAAACTTTTTCCCGCAAAGTTTCTCGGCCCGTCGTATATCAAAGAGATCAAAGGACCGTTTAATGAGATAGAATTGCTTGCCTGCGGCGGTATTACGCCTTTGACAATAAGGGAGTACTTGATCGCCGGCGCCTCGGCCGTCACGTTCGGCGCGAGTGTCTTTAAAAAGGAATGGCTGGAAAAAGGGGATTTTACGAGCATAGGTAAAGGTATAAAAGAACTCATTGAATATTATGCAAAATAA
- a CDS encoding RNA polymerase sigma factor — MPHHINMRDIDSDILKRAAGGDIEAFEDIYRSFSGFVYNVALGITRDRSDAEEVTQDVFIKAYRGLRGFRFGSSLKTWIYRIAANEALNRYNKSKKEQSRRLNYDDNIDPEPAAGSGREEIMQSDSEKRFAALLEKLDQNQRACLVLREIEGLSYKDIADVLRIPVNTVRSRLKRARQALLEKARKELGKDGLREYTGIA, encoded by the coding sequence ATGCCACATCATATTAATATGAGGGACATAGATTCCGATATACTAAAGCGGGCTGCCGGAGGCGACATAGAGGCGTTTGAAGATATATACAGATCGTTCAGCGGTTTTGTATATAATGTGGCCCTCGGGATCACCCGCGACAGGTCCGACGCGGAAGAAGTGACGCAGGATGTATTTATAAAGGCGTACCGCGGCCTGAGAGGTTTTAGGTTTGGCTCGTCTTTGAAGACGTGGATCTATAGGATAGCGGCAAATGAGGCGCTGAACCGTTACAACAAGTCCAAGAAAGAGCAAAGCCGGCGGTTGAATTACGATGACAATATTGACCCCGAGCCCGCTGCCGGCTCGGGCCGGGAAGAGATAATGCAAAGCGACAGCGAAAAAAGATTCGCTGCGTTATTAGAGAAACTGGATCAGAACCAAAGGGCATGTCTGGTGCTGCGCGAGATAGAAGGGCTGAGTTACAAAGACATCGCCGACGTATTGAGAATACCGGTCAACACGGTCCGGTCAAGATTAAAGAGGGCGCGTCAGGCACTTCTTGAAAAGGCAAGAAAGGAGCTGGGTAAAGATGGGCTGCGAGAATATACAGGAATTGCTTAA
- a CDS encoding TolC family protein, translating to MNIIKTVLIVLIFSSSVVPMLFAGEPLTWQDCVREAAINNPDLISAAEVIQQKTSDKFSAQSELLPQVTGSAGASRAEATSSAASSTIRNSYSYGVDGTQLIFDGLKTVNDINAATENVKSARENYRFISSEVRFALRTAFADLLKAQALINVAEDIWKIRRSNLELITLRYMSGLEHKGALLTAEANAAQASYDLAKARRDMVYSQKELARQMGQEDFAPMLVEGNFIVRDTAEVKPDFMEIIKTNPSVLKAAATKNAALFSKKSAIGSFLPEISGNAGAGRSGKSLAPQNNQWNFGATLSVPIFEGGLKLAQLSQADATYKKAMADENSVRNTAIVSLEETWAVLQNTMENVDVNAKLLNAYEVRAKISEAQYSTGFMTFDNWIIIQDDLVSAKKAYLNAHADALIAEAGWIYAKGETLEYAQ from the coding sequence ATGAATATAATAAAAACTGTTCTTATAGTTTTGATTTTTTCCTCTTCAGTAGTTCCCATGTTATTTGCCGGTGAACCGCTTACATGGCAGGATTGTGTGCGGGAAGCGGCTATAAATAACCCCGACCTTATCTCCGCGGCAGAAGTTATTCAACAGAAAACGTCCGATAAATTTTCTGCGCAGAGCGAACTCCTCCCCCAGGTGACCGGCAGCGCAGGAGCCTCGAGGGCGGAGGCGACCTCAAGCGCGGCCTCAAGTACCATAAGGAATTCTTATTCATACGGCGTCGACGGCACGCAATTAATATTTGACGGCCTAAAGACCGTCAATGACATAAATGCCGCCACAGAAAATGTGAAGTCCGCCAGAGAGAATTACCGGTTTATCTCCTCCGAAGTAAGGTTCGCCCTGCGCACGGCTTTCGCGGATCTATTGAAAGCGCAGGCATTGATAAATGTGGCGGAAGATATATGGAAAATAAGAAGGAGCAACCTCGAATTAATAACATTGCGCTACATGTCGGGCCTTGAACACAAGGGGGCACTCTTAACCGCCGAAGCCAACGCCGCGCAGGCGAGTTATGACCTTGCTAAGGCAAGGAGAGACATGGTCTATTCCCAGAAGGAGCTCGCGCGGCAAATGGGCCAGGAGGATTTTGCGCCCATGCTGGTCGAGGGGAATTTTATTGTGCGCGATACCGCAGAAGTAAAACCCGATTTTATGGAGATCATCAAGACAAACCCTTCTGTCCTGAAAGCGGCTGCCACAAAAAACGCGGCGCTTTTTTCCAAAAAGTCCGCCATAGGCAGTTTTCTTCCGGAGATTTCGGGTAATGCCGGCGCGGGCAGGTCAGGTAAAAGCTTGGCGCCTCAGAACAACCAGTGGAACTTCGGCGCGACTTTAAGTGTGCCCATATTTGAAGGCGGATTAAAACTTGCCCAGCTGTCTCAGGCAGATGCGACGTATAAGAAAGCAATGGCCGACGAAAATAGCGTAAGAAACACAGCTATAGTCAGCCTGGAGGAGACCTGGGCGGTGCTGCAAAATACCATGGAGAACGTAGATGTAAATGCCAAGCTGCTCAATGCCTACGAAGTGCGCGCAAAGATATCGGAAGCGCAGTATTCAACCGGCTTCATGACTTTCGATAACTGGATCATTATACAAGACGATTTAGTCAGCGCCAAAAAGGCCTACCTGAATGCCCATGCGGACGCTTTGATCGCAGAGGCAGGCTGGATTTATGCGAAAGGAGAGACTTTAGAATATGCGCAATAA
- a CDS encoding translation elongation factor-like protein translates to MEEKQIGTVDHFFGNISVGMIKLTDTLKVGDKIRIKGSTSDLVQDVDSMQIDRVPAQEAKAGDLVSIKVAQKVRKDDAVYKL, encoded by the coding sequence ATGGAAGAGAAACAGATAGGAACCGTTGACCATTTTTTTGGCAATATCAGCGTGGGCATGATCAAGCTGACCGATACGCTGAAGGTGGGCGATAAGATACGCATAAAAGGCAGCACATCCGATCTTGTGCAGGATGTAGATTCTATGCAAATCGACCGCGTCCCAGCCCAGGAAGCAAAGGCGGGCGACCTTGTCAGCATAAAAGTTGCCCAAAAGGTCCGCAAGGACGATGCCGTCTATAAACTCTAA
- a CDS encoding secondary thiamine-phosphate synthase enzyme YjbQ has translation MKIITKSIKISTKGDPDLIDITAKVSGILDLANMKEGSATIFVVGSTAAITTFEYEPGLVKDIKELFEKMIPRSRHYNHDETWGDANGFSHLRASLQGPSLVVPFCEGKLVLGTWQQIVLAEFDNRPRQREVIVQLIGEELCSEKK, from the coding sequence ATGAAGATAATAACAAAATCCATAAAAATCTCCACGAAGGGCGATCCGGACCTTATCGACATAACGGCCAAGGTGTCCGGTATTCTGGATTTGGCTAATATGAAAGAAGGCAGCGCCACGATATTTGTGGTGGGCTCGACCGCAGCTATAACCACTTTTGAATATGAACCCGGCCTGGTAAAAGATATTAAGGAATTGTTTGAAAAGATGATCCCGCGCTCCAGGCACTATAATCATGACGAGACATGGGGAGATGCGAACGGCTTCAGCCATTTACGGGCGTCCCTTCAGGGTCCGTCGCTCGTTGTGCCTTTTTGTGAAGGAAAACTTGTTCTGGGCACATGGCAGCAGATCGTTCTGGCCGAGTTCGATAACAGGCCCCGGCAGAGAGAGGTGATAGTTCAACTGATAGGAGAAGAATTATGTTCAGAGAAAAAATAA
- a CDS encoding aldolase catalytic domain-containing protein has product MFREKIKVLDCTVRDGGLINNHAFDHRFVKEVYKALSAAGVDYMEIGYKNSKKLFSPKEYGLWKFCDDEEINKIKHEVKSDTKISVMVDIGRVDMDDVKPASESPVDMVRVASYVKDIDKAIYMTNEFADRGYETTINIMAISRALENELTDALHQIEKESKASVIYIVDSFGALYQETIEFLVKKFKSILKTKEIGIHAHNNQQLGFGNTIEAIIHDANYVDATVYGIGRAAGNCPLELLIGFLKNPKFDIRPILELISKEFIPLNKQIEWGYIIPYAITGMLDEHPRVAMELRNSAKKENYREFYESLTTNI; this is encoded by the coding sequence ATGTTCAGAGAAAAAATAAAGGTGCTCGACTGCACTGTCCGCGATGGCGGGCTTATTAATAACCACGCTTTTGACCACAGGTTCGTTAAAGAGGTTTACAAGGCGCTGTCCGCTGCCGGTGTCGACTATATGGAAATAGGTTATAAGAACTCGAAAAAGCTTTTTTCTCCAAAAGAATACGGGCTATGGAAGTTCTGCGATGATGAGGAAATAAACAAGATAAAGCATGAGGTAAAGTCGGACACAAAGATATCGGTGATGGTGGACATTGGCCGCGTTGATATGGATGATGTCAAACCCGCTTCTGAAAGCCCCGTAGATATGGTGAGAGTGGCTTCATACGTAAAGGACATAGATAAGGCCATATACATGACTAACGAATTTGCCGACAGAGGATACGAGACCACGATAAATATCATGGCCATATCCCGCGCCCTGGAGAATGAGCTTACCGATGCCCTTCATCAGATAGAAAAGGAGTCGAAGGCGTCTGTCATATACATCGTCGACAGTTTCGGCGCGCTCTATCAGGAGACGATCGAATTTCTGGTAAAGAAGTTTAAGAGCATACTGAAGACAAAGGAGATCGGCATACACGCGCACAATAACCAGCAGCTGGGATTCGGCAATACTATAGAGGCCATTATCCATGACGCCAACTATGTTGACGCCACAGTATACGGCATAGGAAGGGCGGCCGGCAACTGCCCGCTTGAGCTTCTGATAGGCTTTCTGAAAAATCCCAAATTTGATATTCGTCCCATACTCGAACTGATCTCAAAGGAATTTATCCCGCTGAACAAGCAGATAGAATGGGGCTATATAATACCTTACGCAATTACGGGTATGCTCGACGAGCACCCGCGCGTTGCCATGGAATTACGCAATAGCGCGAAAAAAGAGAACTACCGCGAATTCTACGAGAGCCTGACCACAAACATTTAA
- a CDS encoding virulence RhuM family protein: MRHNGEVSPKGEIVLYQNKDNKIQLEVKLEQETVWLSQRQIAALFKTDRTVITKHLRNIFKSKELCKNSVCAKIAHTASDGKTYQSIFYNLDAVISVGYRVNSTRATQFRIWATSVLKRHLIEGYTLNEKRLREQENKLRALQKAIKLIGSIKDKKQLEYKEALGLIEVINDYSYALSLLDDYDNKKLKISQISKEEKFKLTYDAAVEAVYQIRNRLGYSDLFGREKDQSFKSSLAAIYQTFGSKDLYPSVEEKAANLLYFIIKNHSFIDGNKRIAASMFLWFLEKNSILYKEDGSKRIADNALVALTLMIAESAPIDREIILTLVVNLINRNN; the protein is encoded by the coding sequence ATGAGACATAATGGCGAAGTATCGCCTAAGGGCGAAATAGTACTTTATCAAAATAAGGATAACAAGATTCAGCTGGAGGTAAAATTAGAGCAAGAGACAGTATGGCTTAGCCAAAGGCAGATTGCCGCACTTTTTAAGACAGACCGCACAGTAATTACTAAGCACTTACGTAACATATTCAAAAGTAAAGAGTTATGTAAAAATTCAGTATGTGCAAAAATTGCACATACTGCCTCAGATGGTAAAACCTATCAAAGCATATTCTATAATTTAGACGCTGTAATTTCCGTTGGCTACCGTGTCAATTCTACCCGCGCTACCCAGTTTCGCATCTGGGCAACAAGTGTCCTGAAAAGGCATCTCATAGAAGGTTATACCTTAAACGAGAAGCGCCTGCGCGAGCAAGAAAATAAACTACGTGCTCTGCAAAAGGCGATAAAACTTATTGGCAGCATCAAAGATAAGAAGCAGCTTGAATACAAGGAAGCTCTGGGGCTTATTGAGGTTATAAATGACTATAGCTATGCCCTTAGCCTTCTGGACGACTACGATAATAAGAAGCTCAAAATATCGCAGATATCAAAAGAAGAAAAATTCAAGCTTACTTATGATGCCGCCGTTGAAGCCGTATATCAGATCAGAAACAGATTAGGGTATTCCGATCTTTTCGGCAGAGAAAAAGATCAGTCCTTCAAAAGTTCATTAGCAGCGATCTATCAAACTTTCGGCAGCAAAGATCTATACCCGAGCGTAGAGGAAAAGGCGGCTAATTTATTGTATTTTATTATTAAGAATCACTCTTTCATAGACGGCAACAAGCGTATTGCGGCATCGATGTTCCTGTGGTTTTTGGAGAAAAACTCTATTCTTTACAAAGAAGATGGCTCCAAACGCATAGCCGACAATGCATTGGTGGCACTTACGCTGATGATTGCCGAAAGTGCCCCTATTGACAGGGAAATAATACTTACACTGGTGGTAAATCTTATTAATAGAAATAATTAA
- a CDS encoding 3'-5' exonuclease domain-containing protein 2, giving the protein MIASHQFRIPAHTLQKHSISKNEISALPLKHYTGYIHVIDSDTKMKAAVRSLDRERVLGFDTETRPAFKKGESYHPSILQLAASDGIYIFQIGRINSHKVLADILADKNVLKTGIAVSDDIRKLNDVFPFEPSGFIDLAGMAAKAGIKNAGIRGLAALLFGFRISKQTQCSRWDAPALTPAQIVYAATDAWVCREIYFALLGILRKDGGKNGRETDRNR; this is encoded by the coding sequence ATGATCGCCAGTCATCAGTTTCGCATACCTGCCCACACTTTACAGAAACATTCTATATCAAAAAACGAGATAAGCGCTCTGCCTCTCAAACATTATACCGGCTATATCCACGTGATAGATTCGGACACGAAAATGAAGGCGGCCGTGCGGTCTCTCGACAGAGAAAGGGTCCTGGGTTTCGATACGGAAACGCGGCCCGCTTTCAAGAAGGGCGAATCCTATCATCCGTCCATCCTTCAGCTTGCCGCCAGCGACGGGATATACATATTCCAGATAGGGCGTATTAATTCTCATAAAGTGCTTGCCGATATTTTGGCCGATAAGAATGTGCTGAAAACGGGCATTGCAGTCTCGGATGATATAAGAAAACTGAACGATGTATTTCCCTTTGAGCCCTCGGGTTTCATCGACCTGGCAGGCATGGCGGCCAAGGCCGGAATAAAGAACGCGGGCATACGCGGCCTAGCGGCGCTCTTATTCGGTTTTAGGATATCCAAACAGACGCAGTGCTCCCGCTGGGACGCGCCGGCGCTTACGCCCGCGCAGATAGTTTACGCGGCTACCGACGCGTGGGTGTGCAGGGAGATATATTTCGCGCTGCTAGGCATACTAAGAAAGGATGGAGGTAAAAATGGAAGAGAAACAGATAGGAACCGTTGA
- a CDS encoding ABC transporter permease — protein MIELKNVSKTYHMGKVDVKALDDVSFKISHGEFVAIMGASGSGKSTLMHILGLLDRPNSGSYVLEGREMTALPDDSLATIRNRTVGFVFQQFHLLPRMTALENAELPLIYAGKRHLKELAKKKIEIVGLKDRESHQPSELSGGEQQRVAIARALVNEPLIIMADEPTGNLDSKSKEEIITILECLNREGKTLIIVTHEKEIAEYAKRVITMRDGRIIFDELTGEKKKELKCPSVETLEEKIPAKTIHHTSGIEFMDYFRQASSAMLAHKMRSVLSILGILIGVAAVIAMLAVGEGAKISIEAQLASLGSNLLVVRPGSARVHGVSMEAGSVTRFTFQDVEAIKKLPEGVRRVSASVSGRGQLVYGNKNWNTRVEGVGADYGEMRAYIPEIGKFFNEEEIKIRQKVVLLGTTVVQELFGDVNPVGETVKINLINFKVAGVLPAKGANSFHDQDDVVLVPVTTAMYRLFGKDYVDTIYVEADSPQAVQPVMDAITKLIIKERHLTTKDEQDSFQIRDMSDIKKTLEATTKTMSLLLGAIAAISLLVGGIGIMNIMLVSVTERTREIGLRKAIGANDYDIMIQFLIEAVLMSLLGGIGGVMLGSGISVLISLFAGWTVKISSFSIMLATTFSLIIGIVFGLWPAKQASRLDPIEALRYE, from the coding sequence ATGATAGAACTAAAAAACGTTTCCAAAACATACCACATGGGTAAAGTGGATGTAAAGGCCCTCGATGACGTTTCGTTTAAGATTTCGCACGGCGAATTTGTAGCTATTATGGGGGCTTCCGGCTCGGGAAAATCCACTCTTATGCACATACTCGGCCTTCTGGACAGGCCGAATTCAGGGTCGTATGTCCTGGAAGGCAGAGAGATGACCGCATTGCCCGACGATAGCCTGGCAACGATCAGAAACAGGACCGTAGGTTTTGTATTTCAGCAATTTCATCTCCTGCCCCGTATGACTGCTCTCGAAAATGCGGAATTGCCACTCATCTACGCCGGCAAACGCCATTTAAAAGAACTCGCCAAAAAAAAGATAGAGATTGTCGGGTTAAAAGACCGCGAGTCACATCAACCCAGCGAACTTTCAGGGGGCGAGCAGCAGCGCGTCGCTATTGCGAGGGCCCTTGTCAACGAACCTTTGATCATCATGGCGGACGAGCCTACAGGCAACCTTGATTCCAAAAGTAAAGAAGAAATAATAACTATATTGGAGTGCTTAAACCGCGAAGGCAAGACACTTATTATAGTAACACATGAAAAAGAAATAGCGGAATATGCTAAAAGAGTTATCACCATGCGCGACGGCCGCATAATTTTCGACGAGCTTACCGGAGAAAAAAAGAAAGAACTTAAATGCCCGTCCGTTGAAACTCTTGAGGAAAAAATACCCGCAAAAACCATACACCATACGAGCGGCATAGAATTTATGGATTATTTCAGACAGGCGAGTTCCGCGATGTTAGCGCATAAGATGCGTTCGGTATTATCTATTCTGGGTATATTGATCGGCGTTGCGGCCGTTATTGCCATGCTGGCGGTAGGCGAAGGCGCCAAAATATCCATTGAAGCGCAACTTGCCTCATTAGGGTCAAATCTCCTGGTTGTGCGCCCGGGCTCCGCGCGCGTGCACGGAGTTTCGATGGAGGCGGGCAGTGTTACACGGTTTACTTTCCAGGACGTAGAAGCGATAAAAAAACTTCCTGAAGGGGTAAGGCGGGTAAGCGCTTCCGTTTCGGGACGCGGACAACTTGTATACGGTAACAAAAACTGGAATACGCGGGTAGAAGGTGTCGGCGCTGACTACGGTGAAATGCGCGCCTATATACCCGAAATAGGAAAATTCTTTAACGAAGAAGAAATAAAGATACGGCAGAAAGTCGTATTGCTCGGCACGACGGTAGTACAGGAACTTTTCGGCGATGTCAATCCGGTAGGAGAAACAGTAAAGATAAATCTTATAAATTTTAAAGTCGCGGGTGTTCTCCCGGCCAAGGGCGCAAATTCATTTCACGACCAGGACGACGTTGTTCTTGTGCCTGTTACGACGGCCATGTACAGATTGTTCGGGAAGGACTATGTAGATACTATTTATGTGGAAGCGGATAGCCCCCAGGCCGTACAGCCCGTCATGGATGCTATAACAAAATTGATTATAAAAGAGCGCCATCTTACAACCAAGGATGAACAGGATTCTTTTCAGATACGCGATATGTCCGATATAAAAAAGACACTTGAGGCTACGACTAAGACGATGTCTCTTTTATTGGGAGCTATTGCGGCCATTTCTCTTCTAGTGGGCGGCATAGGGATAATGAATATTATGCTTGTTTCTGTGACCGAGCGCACGCGCGAGATAGGCCTTCGCAAAGCCATAGGAGCGAATGATTACGATATCATGATACAATTTCTGATAGAAGCGGTGCTTATGTCGCTCTTGGGAGGCATAGGCGGTGTTATGCTGGGAAGCGGCATATCCGTACTGATCAGTTTATTTGCCGGTTGGACGGTAAAGATATCCTCTTTCTCAATAATGCTCGCAACGACTTTTTCGCTTATCATAGGTATAGTATTCGGCCTTTGGCCGGCGAAACAGGCCTCTCGGCTTGACCCCATAGAAGCCCTTAGATACGAGTAA
- a CDS encoding nucleotidyltransferase domain-containing protein, whose protein sequence is MDISRIFKSKTRKELFKLYFTNPENEYYLRELERLLDIPVSMIRKELIRLEEESIFTSHKRGNLTYFRLNKSYPLFGELKSIVFKTVGAEGRLRQIVKELQGIKTAFIYGSFAKNEEKAGSDIDLVIIGDADDDSLLVKIRKAEENLKREINYTAYSAKEFEKERKKQGGFLDLVLKDKIVMLKGNINA, encoded by the coding sequence ATGGATATATCAAGAATATTTAAATCAAAAACACGAAAGGAACTTTTTAAGCTCTATTTCACCAACCCTGAAAACGAATATTACCTAAGAGAGCTGGAACGCCTTCTTGATATTCCGGTGAGCATGATAAGAAAAGAGCTTATTCGTCTTGAAGAGGAAAGCATTTTTACTTCTCATAAACGCGGCAATCTCACGTATTTTCGGCTAAATAAGTCGTATCCTTTATTTGGAGAACTTAAAAGCATTGTATTTAAAACCGTAGGCGCAGAGGGTCGGCTAAGACAAATTGTAAAAGAGCTTCAAGGAATAAAGACCGCTTTTATTTACGGATCTTTTGCCAAAAACGAAGAGAAAGCAGGCAGTGATATTGATCTGGTTATCATAGGTGATGCCGATGATGATAGCTTGTTAGTGAAAATAAGAAAAGCAGAGGAAAACCTTAAACGAGAGATCAACTATACTGCATATAGCGCAAAAGAATTTGAGAAAGAACGCAAAAAACAAGGCGGGTTTCTCGATCTGGTGCTGAAAGATAAGATTGTGATGTTAAAGGGAAATATAAATGCTTGA
- a CDS encoding HlyD family efflux transporter periplasmic adaptor subunit has protein sequence MRNKKIIYVVLIAVTIAAFFYFKMRPVESENGMVVIEIKPSVGAIENIISTTGTVLPKNRLEIKPPVNGRVDKILVKEGERVETGQTLGWMSSTERAALLDAARGQGEEVLKYWEGVYKPIPLISPIDGEVIVATTQPGQTVTTSDAVIVLSDHLIARAQVDETDIGKIAVGQNATIVIDAYPDTRIKAKVEHIYYESQTVNNVTIYNADLLPEKVLPFFRSGMNATIDFIESSKEDALLLPSEAVVSDKEGPYVFVKQSAIDKEGRRQLVTLGISSDKKVEITSGITANDTILVKGKKYALPKSNTGTNPFMPQRRR, from the coding sequence ATGCGCAATAAAAAGATAATTTATGTGGTTTTGATCGCTGTAACCATAGCCGCTTTTTTCTATTTTAAAATGAGGCCCGTTGAATCAGAAAACGGCATGGTCGTCATAGAGATAAAACCAAGCGTAGGCGCTATCGAGAACATAATTTCTACTACGGGCACGGTACTGCCTAAAAACCGGCTTGAAATAAAACCTCCGGTAAACGGCAGGGTCGATAAGATACTTGTGAAAGAAGGTGAAAGAGTAGAGACGGGCCAGACCCTAGGATGGATGAGCTCGACAGAGCGGGCGGCGCTTTTGGATGCCGCGCGCGGCCAGGGGGAAGAAGTGCTGAAGTATTGGGAAGGGGTGTATAAACCCATTCCGCTTATATCGCCGATCGACGGTGAGGTAATAGTAGCTACGACTCAGCCGGGCCAGACCGTCACTACAAGTGACGCGGTTATCGTACTGTCGGACCATTTGATCGCGAGGGCGCAGGTGGACGAAACGGACATTGGAAAAATAGCGGTCGGGCAGAACGCGACCATCGTCATTGACGCTTATCCCGATACGAGGATAAAGGCGAAAGTGGAACATATATATTATGAATCCCAAACCGTTAATAATGTAACTATTTATAATGCAGACCTTTTACCCGAAAAGGTTCTGCCGTTTTTCCGGTCGGGAATGAACGCCACTATAGATTTTATAGAAAGCAGCAAGGAAGACGCGCTTCTTTTACCGTCGGAGGCCGTAGTCAGTGATAAAGAAGGCCCGTATGTCTTCGTTAAGCAGTCCGCTATCGACAAAGAAGGCAGAAGGCAGCTGGTTACGCTGGGAATATCCAGCGATAAAAAAGTAGAAATTACATCCGGCATAACCGCAAATGACACGATATTAGTAAAAGGAAAGAAATACGCACTTCCTAAAAGTAACACGGGAACAAATCCGTTTATGCCCCAGAGAAGAAGGTAA
- a CDS encoding Spy/CpxP family protein refolding chaperone, which produces MNKIRPLLIGVAIFFLAAGTVYAGEKDGAKSRDRSYEKKDKSAIYKELNLTEEQQKKIEANRTEQRKQREALSKSIKEEYKKLQKALEDPSQTKEKVEPIAQKIKSLQAEMVDNRINAIFEAKAIMTPEQFAQFNQLMEKRKGEKGGHSKKWRKEKADTDKNCP; this is translated from the coding sequence ATGAACAAGATACGACCGTTATTAATAGGTGTTGCGATATTCTTTTTGGCGGCCGGCACCGTGTATGCCGGGGAGAAGGACGGGGCTAAGAGCCGCGACAGGAGCTATGAGAAGAAAGATAAGTCTGCGATCTACAAGGAGCTCAATCTGACGGAAGAGCAGCAGAAGAAGATAGAGGCCAACCGCACTGAGCAGCGCAAACAGCGGGAAGCGCTCTCAAAGTCAATTAAAGAAGAATACAAGAAGCTGCAAAAGGCGCTCGAAGATCCTTCTCAAACGAAAGAGAAAGTAGAGCCAATAGCCCAAAAGATAAAGTCTCTGCAGGCAGAGATGGTCGATAATAGAATAAACGCTATTTTTGAGGCAAAAGCCATCATGACCCCGGAGCAGTTTGCGCAGTTTAACCAGTTGATGGAAAAGCGCAAGGGTGAAAAAGGCGGCCATTCCAAAAAATGGCGCAAGGAAAAAGCCGATACCGACAAAAATTGTCCGTAA